One window of the Pedobacter ginsengisoli genome contains the following:
- the corA gene encoding magnesium/cobalt transporter CorA, with translation MGKQTKRKHHKHKKYSLPVAGSSPGQIYIDENALKPVIKLYKYSADHYEVKELSSLNNVAQIVSDKNFTFWIEIKGYDSLAMFETLSADFNVNKLVLEDITRTYQRPKFEEYGSYDFAISRMLHFDESKDLDNVQVSFLLTDNTLFTLQESYEDCLEPIRARLKGGKGNIRIAGSSYLMYALMDIIVDTYFVILGAWGEDLDTIEDRLFDKPDKSVMFDTQIIKRNLIGIRRVVWPERDKLNDILRSDSPLITEQTKLYIKDAYDHCIQIIDVVESLKEISISNLDMYLSMISNRMNEIMKVLTIISSIFIPLTFIAGIYGMNFAIQDPVTGKLLPKNMPELYAAHGYLYTMIGMGIIAIAQIIYFWRKGWFK, from the coding sequence ATGGGTAAACAAACAAAACGTAAGCATCATAAGCATAAAAAGTATTCGTTGCCAGTAGCAGGTTCGAGCCCAGGCCAGATTTATATTGACGAGAATGCTTTAAAACCTGTAATTAAGCTCTATAAGTATAGCGCGGATCATTACGAGGTTAAAGAGCTTAGTTCTTTAAATAATGTGGCTCAAATTGTTTCTGATAAGAATTTTACGTTTTGGATTGAAATTAAAGGATACGATTCATTAGCAATGTTCGAGACCTTGTCTGCAGATTTTAATGTAAACAAGCTTGTTCTGGAGGACATTACACGTACTTATCAGCGTCCAAAATTTGAGGAATATGGAAGTTATGATTTTGCAATAAGCAGGATGCTCCATTTTGATGAGAGTAAGGATCTTGATAATGTACAGGTTTCATTTTTACTGACCGATAATACATTATTTACACTGCAGGAAAGTTATGAAGACTGTTTGGAGCCCATACGCGCGCGGTTAAAAGGTGGAAAAGGAAACATCAGGATAGCGGGAAGCAGTTATTTGATGTATGCTCTGATGGATATTATTGTGGATACTTATTTTGTGATTTTGGGGGCCTGGGGTGAGGATTTGGATACTATTGAAGATCGCCTTTTTGATAAGCCGGATAAATCAGTAATGTTTGATACTCAGATTATTAAACGAAATCTAATTGGTATTAGGAGAGTGGTTTGGCCTGAAAGAGACAAGTTAAATGATATCCTGAGAAGTGATAGTCCTTTGATTACTGAGCAAACAAAGCTTTATATCAAAGATGCATATGATCACTGTATTCAGATCATAGATGTGGTTGAGTCCCTAAAAGAGATTTCGATAAGTAATCTGGATATGTATTTATCTATGATAAGTAATAGAATGAATGAGATTATGAAGGTGCTTACTATTATCTCTTCAATCTTTATTCCACTAACATTTATTGCAGGGATTTATGGGATGAATTTTGCAATTCAGGATCCTGTTACAGGCAAATTATTACCTAAAAATATGCCGGAGTTATATGCAGCTCACGGATATTTATACACTATGATTGGTATGGGCATTATTGCAATAGCACAAATCATATATTTCTGGCGTAAGGGATGGTTTAAATAG
- a CDS encoding WbqC family protein, which yields MQSSAIFPLFYLPPISYFSGLKDFEGYFLIEKEEHFPKQTYRNRARIYSPNGSLDLIVPVIRGNKVHTKVKDVKISNEFNWQRLHWKSFESCYRNSAYFEFYEDEFAHFYHNKFEFLFDFNLELLEWILKQLKREVKLEFTSEYFDDIAPDLDYRSKIHFKKVNDNTIYKPYFQVFDDREGFKPNLSIVDLLFNQGPQSKSYI from the coding sequence ATGCAAAGTTCAGCTATATTCCCCCTTTTTTATCTTCCGCCTATTAGTTATTTCTCTGGTTTAAAAGACTTTGAGGGTTATTTTTTAATTGAAAAGGAGGAGCATTTCCCTAAACAAACCTATAGAAACAGAGCCAGGATATATTCGCCAAATGGAAGTTTAGATCTTATTGTACCAGTTATTAGAGGAAATAAAGTACATACGAAAGTTAAAGATGTTAAAATAAGCAACGAGTTTAACTGGCAAAGGCTACATTGGAAGAGTTTTGAGAGCTGCTACCGAAACTCTGCTTACTTCGAGTTTTATGAGGATGAGTTTGCTCATTTTTATCATAATAAGTTTGAGTTTCTTTTTGATTTTAATCTGGAGTTGTTGGAATGGATCTTAAAGCAGCTTAAGAGAGAAGTTAAGCTTGAATTTACTAGTGAATATTTTGATGATATAGCTCCTGATCTGGATTACAGGTCTAAAATACATTTTAAAAAAGTTAATGACAATACGATATATAAGCCTTATTTTCAGGTTTTTGATGACAGAGAAGGGTTTAAACCAAATTTAAGTATTGTTGACTTGCTGTTTAACCAAGGGCCACAATCCAAATCATATATCTAA
- a CDS encoding lysophospholipid acyltransferase family protein, protein MIKKSFSYIGIFFLNFLSLLPTSLLYIFAALLYYPLYYVLGYRKKVVRENLVKSFPNKNIEEIIKIEKAFYKHFTRLVIETIKMASISKEELLKRVKFNNLELIEKHVKNGQSILACTGHYCNWEWGMLAISLTLCPQSYVIFKPINNQLFNSWFYKMRTRFGNRFIAMKQTLRMLASTKNELTMFCFANDQTPVGHQIQYWLPFLNQRTPVLLGLEKVALQTNRPVIYFKMKYIKNGYYEVDCETICDDPSTTAEYQITNMSFNILENMINENPAYWLWSHRRWKHSKQENAG, encoded by the coding sequence ATGATAAAAAAAAGCTTTTCTTATATAGGAATATTTTTTTTGAACTTTTTGTCTCTCCTACCAACCTCTCTGTTGTATATTTTTGCGGCACTACTCTACTATCCCTTATATTATGTTCTCGGCTACCGTAAAAAAGTTGTCCGCGAAAACCTTGTTAAATCCTTCCCCAATAAAAATATTGAAGAAATTATTAAAATTGAGAAAGCCTTTTACAAGCACTTCACCCGCCTGGTAATTGAAACAATAAAGATGGCCTCCATTTCAAAAGAGGAATTACTGAAGAGGGTTAAATTCAATAATTTAGAATTAATAGAAAAGCATGTAAAAAATGGACAAAGTATACTGGCATGTACTGGTCATTATTGTAATTGGGAATGGGGCATGCTGGCTATTAGTCTAACCTTATGCCCGCAGAGTTATGTAATTTTCAAACCGATTAACAATCAGCTTTTTAACAGCTGGTTTTATAAAATGAGAACCAGATTTGGGAACAGATTTATTGCTATGAAACAGACACTTAGAATGTTAGCATCTACAAAAAATGAACTAACAATGTTTTGTTTTGCTAACGACCAAACTCCTGTTGGCCACCAAATTCAATACTGGCTACCCTTCCTAAATCAGCGCACGCCTGTATTACTTGGATTAGAAAAAGTAGCTTTGCAAACCAATAGACCGGTAATCTATTTCAAAATGAAGTATATAAAAAATGGTTATTATGAGGTAGATTGCGAGACAATATGTGATGATCCGAGCACCACAGCAGAATATCAAATTACCAATATGAGTTTCAATATCCTTGAAAATATGATCAACGAAAACCCGGCCTACTGGTTATGGAGTCATAGACGATGGAAACACAGTAAACAAGAAAATGCAGGATAA
- a CDS encoding glycosyltransferase family 2 protein produces the protein MEPSVAVVILNWNGQALLQQFLPGVIQSKYSNLQLIVGDNASTDNSIEFLKANYPQIRIIQNNANYGFAEGYRKILEQVDAEYYVLLNSDVEVPENWIQPVIDMMQKDSSIAVAQPKIKWQKNRSEFEYAGAAGGYLDLHGFPFCRGRLFDTVESDHGQYNDSTEIFWASGAALFIKSKQWKEVGGLDPDFFAHMEEIDLCWRLKNLGYKVAYCADAEVYHVGGGTLSANNPYKTYLNFRNNLIILQKNLPIGDAYSRIFIRMCLDFIAWIHFLLQGKTDFAFAINKAHFHFLKSLLANGRKRTAKQISFQKHVGQYPSSIVYAYFIKKIRFFSQLKI, from the coding sequence ATGGAACCAAGTGTAGCAGTAGTAATCTTGAATTGGAATGGGCAAGCTTTGCTTCAGCAATTTTTACCCGGCGTAATTCAATCAAAATACAGTAATTTACAATTAATAGTGGGCGACAATGCCTCTACAGACAATTCAATTGAGTTTCTAAAAGCCAATTATCCTCAAATAAGAATTATACAAAACAATGCAAATTATGGATTTGCGGAAGGATACCGTAAAATACTGGAACAGGTTGATGCAGAATATTATGTGCTTTTAAATTCAGATGTGGAAGTTCCGGAAAACTGGATACAGCCGGTTATAGACATGATGCAAAAAGACAGCAGTATTGCTGTTGCCCAGCCTAAAATAAAATGGCAAAAAAACAGAAGCGAATTTGAATATGCAGGTGCAGCCGGGGGTTACCTGGATTTGCACGGATTCCCATTTTGCAGGGGTCGGCTATTCGATACCGTTGAATCAGATCATGGCCAGTACAACGATTCAACTGAGATATTTTGGGCTAGTGGAGCGGCCTTATTCATAAAAAGCAAACAATGGAAAGAAGTAGGCGGCCTGGATCCTGATTTTTTTGCTCATATGGAAGAAATTGACCTTTGCTGGCGCTTAAAAAACCTTGGTTATAAAGTTGCCTATTGTGCCGATGCAGAAGTTTATCACGTCGGCGGCGGCACTCTAAGTGCAAATAACCCTTATAAAACCTATTTAAACTTCAGAAACAACCTGATTATTCTTCAAAAGAACCTGCCAATAGGCGATGCTTATTCAAGGATATTTATAAGAATGTGCCTTGATTTTATTGCCTGGATTCATTTTCTGCTTCAAGGAAAAACAGACTTTGCTTTTGCTATTAATAAAGCACATTTTCATTTCCTTAAAAGCCTATTGGCCAACGGCAGGAAAAGAACAGCTAAACAAATCAGCTTTCAAAAGCACGTTGGCCAATATCCTTCAAGCATTGTATATGCCTATTTTATCAAGAAAATTAGGTTTTTCAGTCAGTTAAAAATCTAA
- a CDS encoding M20/M25/M40 family metallo-hydrolase, translating into MQVKKYLLTVVGLAMGLGAIAQTDATEKEILGHISFLASPKMAGRFPGTKQNKKVVSYLIKDFKKAGIKSFNGSYVQEFIAKIRVKKGVTDTPRVKTQNVIGFIEGSDPVLKNEFIVLGAHYDHLGMGGPSSKKPDTVGIHLGADDNASGTAALLEIAEKLSANRKDLKRSVLLIAFGAEEQGLLGSRYFIEHPLVPLSSIKLMLNMDMVGRMNAEKQLYMGGAASFDGGMDLMKSLGPQVGINPIVIAYDVGGSDHVSFYRKNISVLGFHTGGHPQYHTPEDDIAHINIAGEKLVCDYIYKAIVSVASREGAILFVPEKKN; encoded by the coding sequence ATGCAGGTTAAAAAGTATTTATTAACTGTTGTTGGTTTGGCAATGGGCTTGGGTGCTATTGCACAAACTGATGCTACTGAGAAGGAGATCCTTGGGCATATTTCATTTCTCGCATCACCAAAAATGGCGGGTCGTTTTCCCGGGACTAAGCAGAACAAGAAGGTTGTTAGTTATCTAATAAAGGACTTTAAAAAGGCTGGAATTAAGTCTTTTAACGGTAGTTATGTTCAGGAATTTATTGCCAAAATCCGTGTAAAAAAAGGGGTTACGGATACACCCCGAGTTAAAACTCAGAACGTAATTGGTTTTATTGAGGGGAGTGATCCTGTTTTAAAGAATGAGTTTATTGTACTTGGTGCTCATTACGATCATTTAGGGATGGGTGGGCCATCTTCTAAAAAGCCTGATACTGTAGGTATACATCTCGGTGCTGATGATAATGCAAGTGGAACTGCCGCTTTATTGGAAATTGCAGAGAAATTGTCGGCCAATAGAAAAGATTTAAAACGCAGTGTGCTTTTAATAGCTTTCGGTGCTGAGGAGCAGGGCTTATTAGGATCCAGGTATTTTATTGAACATCCTTTGGTTCCGTTATCTTCTATCAAATTGATGCTTAATATGGATATGGTGGGTAGAATGAATGCTGAAAAGCAATTGTATATGGGAGGTGCTGCTTCTTTTGATGGTGGTATGGATTTAATGAAAAGTCTGGGCCCGCAGGTTGGCATTAACCCAATTGTAATTGCTTATGATGTAGGTGGTTCTGACCATGTATCATTTTATAGAAAGAACATTTCTGTATTGGGTTTTCATACAGGTGGACACCCTCAGTATCATACTCCTGAAGATGATATTGCCCACATCAATATAGCCGGCGAAAAACTGGTTTGCGATTATATTTACAAGGCTATTGTAAGTGTTGCAAGCAGGGAAGGGGCAATATTGTTTGTTCCTGAGAAGAAAAATTAG
- the aroQ gene encoding type II 3-dehydroquinate dehydratase has product MKIQIINGPNLNLLGVREPGIYGNLSFDQYIPQLREMFGIIDIDYYQSNVEGELVNKLHEVGFDYDGIVLNGGAYTHTSVAIADAIAAIKTPVIEVHISNIYAREEYRHVSLTGKNCKGVLTGFGMDGYRLAIESFLKTQNNAG; this is encoded by the coding sequence ATGAAGATACAAATTATTAATGGTCCAAATTTAAACCTTTTAGGGGTTAGAGAGCCGGGTATTTATGGAAATTTAAGCTTTGATCAATACATTCCGCAGTTGCGTGAAATGTTCGGTATCATTGATATTGATTATTACCAGAGTAATGTTGAGGGTGAGCTTGTTAATAAGCTGCACGAGGTTGGTTTTGATTATGATGGCATTGTGCTAAATGGGGGAGCTTACACACATACTTCGGTAGCTATTGCTGATGCAATTGCCGCTATTAAAACTCCTGTAATTGAGGTGCATATATCAAATATTTATGCAAGAGAGGAATACAGGCATGTTTCGTTAACAGGTAAGAACTGTAAAGGCGTTTTAACTGGCTTTGGTATGGATGGATACAGACTGGCAATTGAAAGTTTTTTAAAAACTCAGAATAATGCAGGTTAA
- the xerD gene encoding site-specific tyrosine recombinase XerD, with protein MINNPYLKSFKNYLKLERSLSANSIDAYLTDIDKLFQYLESTKKTIDLKEINSNDLKLFITWINELGMLPSTQARVISGLKSFFSFLLLELVIPVDPTALLESPRLSRKLPDTLNIIEINQLIDAIDASKPDGMRNKAILEVLYGCGLRVTELISLKISNMYYENEYIKVIGKGNKERIVPIGATALKFIKIYIKESRIHINIKKGFEDYIFLNRGGTGLSRISVFTMIKTLALKAGIKKSISPHTFRHSFATHLIEGGADLRAVQEMLGHSSITTTEIYTHLDRDYLKGIITEFHSRS; from the coding sequence GTGATTAATAACCCCTATTTAAAATCGTTTAAGAACTATCTAAAACTGGAGCGCTCGCTTTCAGCCAATTCTATTGATGCTTATCTAACAGATATCGACAAGTTATTTCAATATTTAGAATCTACAAAAAAAACAATTGATTTAAAGGAGATTAACAGTAACGATTTAAAGTTATTCATAACATGGATAAATGAGCTTGGCATGTTACCGAGTACACAGGCCAGGGTAATATCAGGCCTCAAATCATTCTTTAGCTTTTTGTTATTAGAGCTAGTCATTCCCGTTGACCCTACAGCACTACTGGAATCGCCCAGACTATCCCGTAAACTCCCAGACACCCTGAATATTATTGAAATCAACCAGTTAATAGATGCCATTGATGCCTCTAAGCCAGATGGAATGCGAAACAAAGCAATCCTTGAAGTCCTTTATGGATGCGGATTAAGGGTTACCGAACTAATCAGCCTCAAGATATCTAACATGTATTACGAAAACGAATACATAAAAGTAATTGGAAAGGGAAATAAAGAACGCATAGTACCAATTGGGGCTACTGCATTAAAATTCATTAAAATCTATATTAAAGAATCGCGAATTCATATTAATATAAAGAAAGGCTTTGAAGATTATATTTTTCTAAATCGAGGCGGAACAGGCCTTTCACGCATTTCCGTTTTTACAATGATCAAAACTTTAGCCTTAAAAGCCGGAATAAAAAAAAGCATTAGTCCTCACACCTTTAGGCATTCATTTGCAACCCATTTAATAGAGGGCGGCGCCGATTTAAGGGCTGTACAAGAAATGCTCGGACACTCAAGTATTACCACCACAGAGATTTACACCCATCTGGATCGCGATTATTTAAAGGGAATCATAACGGAGTTTCATTCCAGAAGCTAA
- the prmC gene encoding peptide chain release factor N(5)-glutamine methyltransferase: protein MNLKQLLHHFTKELIEIYDEQEIISIFNISVEHISGFNRNQLMLKGDAVLEDVKLNEYLKTLARLKTGEPLQYIIGDTVFYGLTFKVNSSVLIPRPETEELVEWIIEKCKREQFNGSILDIGTGSGCIAISLKKNLNKFAVSAIDVSEGALAIANENALLNNAGVNFIHADILDFESAEKYDVIVSNPPYITMEEQKTMHINVLENEPHLALFVSNEKPLIFYQAIAEFALSNLKDNGLLFFEINEHLGKETVQMLSDKSFVNIELKKDIQGKDRMILASGMKLRYDSL from the coding sequence ATGAATTTAAAGCAATTATTGCATCATTTTACGAAAGAGTTAATAGAGATTTACGATGAACAGGAAATAATTTCTATTTTCAATATTAGTGTGGAACATATTTCTGGGTTTAACAGGAATCAGTTGATGCTAAAGGGAGATGCTGTATTAGAGGATGTTAAGCTTAATGAGTATTTAAAAACGCTAGCCAGGTTAAAAACAGGTGAGCCTTTGCAATATATTATTGGAGATACTGTTTTTTATGGTTTAACTTTTAAAGTTAATTCCTCTGTGCTGATTCCACGACCTGAAACCGAGGAGTTGGTTGAATGGATTATTGAAAAGTGTAAGCGGGAGCAGTTTAATGGTAGTATTTTGGATATTGGTACCGGAAGTGGATGTATTGCAATTTCGCTAAAAAAGAACCTGAATAAGTTTGCTGTTAGTGCTATTGATGTTTCTGAGGGTGCATTAGCTATTGCAAACGAAAATGCATTGTTAAATAATGCCGGGGTTAATTTTATTCATGCAGATATTCTGGACTTTGAAAGTGCTGAAAAGTACGATGTAATAGTTAGTAATCCACCTTATATTACAATGGAGGAACAAAAGACTATGCATATAAATGTATTAGAAAATGAGCCTCATTTGGCCCTTTTTGTTTCTAACGAGAAACCTTTGATATTTTACCAAGCCATTGCAGAATTTGCACTGAGTAATTTGAAAGACAATGGGCTGTTATTTTTCGAAATTAATGAACATTTAGGTAAAGAAACTGTACAGATGTTATCGGATAAGTCATTTGTAAACATAGAGTTGAAAAAAGATATCCAAGGAAAAGACAGGATGATTTTAGCTTCTGGAATGAAACTCCGTTATGATTCCCTTTAA
- the ribD gene encoding bifunctional diaminohydroxyphosphoribosylaminopyrimidine deaminase/5-amino-6-(5-phosphoribosylamino)uracil reductase RibD — protein sequence MTNELYMRRCLELAKMGNGQVSPNPLVGCVIVCDDQIIGEGYHKKFGEAHAEVNAINDVFKNHGDNAPALLANATAYVSLEPCAHFGKTPPCADLLIKHRLKKVVIGNTDPFADVNGKGIEKLHNAGIKVETGILQNECSYLNRRFFTRIKQQRPFIILKWAETANGYFAPKNTAQQWISGPLAKKLVHKWRTEEDAILIGKQTAIADNPQLNTREWPGKNPVRIIIDRNLQLPINSHIYNNDAKTIIINEIKTEVQNNVHFIQMEDMQYYLPQKIAFQLYLMDIQSVIIEGGANILNQFIQGNLWDEARVFTSANSWTDGISSPIINGIITEEHYIEKDKLTIYKNNPNK from the coding sequence ATGACTAACGAACTATATATGAGGCGCTGCCTTGAACTGGCAAAAATGGGGAATGGACAAGTTAGCCCAAATCCACTTGTAGGCTGCGTAATAGTATGCGATGATCAGATAATTGGCGAAGGATACCATAAAAAGTTTGGTGAAGCCCATGCCGAAGTAAATGCAATAAACGATGTTTTTAAAAACCATGGTGATAATGCACCCGCATTACTTGCAAATGCAACCGCATATGTAAGTTTAGAACCTTGTGCCCACTTTGGAAAAACCCCTCCCTGTGCAGATTTACTGATTAAACACCGATTAAAAAAAGTTGTTATTGGCAATACAGACCCATTTGCAGATGTAAACGGAAAGGGAATAGAAAAACTACACAATGCAGGTATTAAAGTAGAAACAGGCATACTACAAAACGAATGCAGCTACCTTAATCGTCGCTTTTTTACCCGAATAAAACAGCAACGCCCATTCATAATTCTTAAATGGGCAGAAACAGCAAATGGATACTTCGCTCCAAAAAACACCGCACAGCAGTGGATAAGCGGGCCACTTGCAAAAAAGCTGGTGCATAAATGGCGAACAGAGGAAGACGCAATACTTATTGGAAAGCAAACGGCCATTGCTGATAACCCACAACTAAACACCAGAGAATGGCCGGGCAAAAACCCTGTAAGGATTATTATAGATCGTAATCTGCAGCTTCCCATAAATAGCCACATTTATAATAACGATGCAAAAACCATCATTATTAACGAAATCAAAACAGAAGTACAAAACAATGTTCATTTCATCCAGATGGAAGATATGCAGTACTACTTGCCCCAAAAAATAGCTTTTCAACTGTATCTTATGGATATTCAGTCTGTCATTATCGAAGGTGGAGCAAATATCCTAAACCAGTTTATTCAGGGTAATTTATGGGATGAAGCAAGGGTTTTCACTTCTGCCAATTCCTGGACAGACGGCATTTCGTCTCCAATAATTAATGGAATAATAACAGAAGAGCATTATATAGAAAAAGACAAATTAACTATCTATAAAAACAACCCAAACAAATGA
- a CDS encoding DMT family transporter has protein sequence MIYLLISIFCSVTVGVLLKFAKRYRINIVQAVTWNYLFAIGLSVFFFKPKFSHLASTAHYDIYLSLGILLPLIFWFLAGSIRNIGIARTDIAQRLSLFIPILASYFLFKEHFTLFKICGLVIGFVAIFFTLYKKTKQRSTIGSWFYPLIVFIGFGIIDILFKQVAQIKSIPYTTSLTIIFILAFIISIVSILYFRTFKNQKLELVNVLCGCVLGFFNFFNILFYLKAHGAMAQNPSTVFASMNMGVIILGSLIGIFVFKEKLNKLNYWGLFLALAAIILITLSKIYAI, from the coding sequence ATGATTTACCTGTTAATAAGCATTTTTTGCAGTGTTACAGTCGGAGTACTACTAAAGTTTGCCAAAAGATATAGAATCAATATCGTGCAGGCGGTTACATGGAACTACCTCTTTGCCATTGGTTTAAGTGTTTTCTTTTTTAAACCTAAATTTAGCCACCTTGCTTCAACCGCTCACTACGATATTTATTTAAGTCTTGGAATTCTGTTGCCTCTTATTTTCTGGTTCCTGGCAGGTTCCATCAGAAACATAGGAATTGCAAGGACCGATATAGCACAGCGCTTGTCATTATTTATTCCAATACTGGCCTCCTATTTTTTATTTAAAGAACATTTTACCCTATTTAAAATCTGTGGACTTGTCATAGGTTTTGTGGCTATATTTTTCACTCTATATAAAAAAACAAAGCAAAGAAGTACCATTGGCAGCTGGTTTTACCCGCTTATTGTGTTTATAGGTTTTGGCATAATCGACATCCTTTTTAAACAGGTAGCACAAATCAAATCAATCCCCTATACTACCTCATTAACCATTATCTTCATTTTGGCTTTTATAATTTCAATTGTCTCAATTCTATATTTCAGGACATTTAAAAACCAAAAACTTGAGCTGGTTAATGTACTTTGCGGATGCGTATTAGGCTTTTTTAATTTTTTCAATATCCTGTTCTACCTTAAAGCACATGGTGCGATGGCACAGAACCCATCAACCGTATTTGCAAGTATGAACATGGGGGTCATTATTCTTGGCAGCCTAATAGGAATATTTGTTTTCAAAGAAAAATTAAACAAGCTTAACTATTGGGGCTTGTTTTTAGCACTTGCTGCAATTATTTTAATAACACTATCAAAGATCTATGCTATTTGA
- a CDS encoding IMPACT family protein, whose translation MLFDDTYKTISVASEGVFKDKGSKFIAYAYPISSDDEVKNILQNLRSEHPKARHFCWALRISPDRTVFRIQDDGEPSGTAGRPILNTLLSADITNILIVVVRYFGGTLLGVPGLINAYKTAAAEAIKEANVIEKTVNDIYEITFDYLAMNDVMRLMKDEQLNIIDQNFDTSCVIKFEVRKASLNIVLGKLDKIDNLKTKYLSTA comes from the coding sequence ATGCTATTTGATGATACCTATAAAACAATATCAGTTGCTTCCGAAGGGGTTTTTAAGGATAAAGGAAGCAAATTTATTGCTTATGCCTACCCTATAAGTTCAGATGATGAAGTAAAAAACATACTTCAAAATCTTCGATCAGAACATCCTAAAGCGCGCCATTTTTGCTGGGCACTTCGCATAAGTCCAGACAGGACTGTATTTCGCATTCAAGACGACGGCGAACCATCAGGCACTGCCGGCAGACCTATTTTAAACACCCTGCTTTCAGCAGATATAACAAACATACTTATTGTAGTAGTAAGGTACTTTGGGGGCACGCTACTTGGTGTTCCAGGTTTAATTAACGCCTACAAAACTGCAGCAGCTGAAGCAATTAAAGAAGCCAATGTTATAGAAAAAACAGTAAACGATATTTACGAAATCACATTCGACTATCTGGCTATGAACGATGTAATGCGTTTAATGAAAGATGAACAACTAAACATTATTGATCAAAACTTTGATACCTCTTGTGTTATTAAATTCGAGGTTAGAAAAGCCAGTTTAAATATTGTACTTGGTAAATTAGATAAAATTGATAATTTAAAAACTAAATATCTTTCCACCGCCTAA